The following is a genomic window from Thermoflexus sp..
GCCTGCTTCATAAACTCCAGGGCGGATGTATCGGAGTCCACATCGTAGAAGGTTTCCAGAACGCGGGCGTCCAGAAGTGCTACTTCGCGACTGTAGTAATCCGGGAGATGCTCGCTTAACAGGCTGAGCGCACTCTGAGCATACGTATCCTTGGTCGTAAGAACGACAACATAGTCTATCATCACGCCGTCTGCCCGGAGGCGGTCAAGGGCTTCCGTGACGACCGCTGGGGCTTCTCCCAGCGTGGCGAGGAGGACTTTCTTCATGCTGACCTCCTAAGTTCAGCCATTCCAGCCAGCGGCTTACATACCCAAAGATCTCCATCAGATCTGTCGCTGAGAGCCGTTGGAGTTCTGTCCGACGCGAACCCAAGATGTAATGGATAACCTGCGCAGCTTGCTTCGGGTCCGAGCGCAATGCGGGCGAACGACCTTGATATTCCGCCAGCTGAAGTGCCGTATTTAAACTCTGCACGCGCGCAAAGTAATTTGCCCAACGCTGCCACTCGTTTCGAGGAAACTTGAGATCGTCCTCCCTGAGCGGTTTACGCCGACGCTCAGCATCTTTTCTCTTAAAATCTTCCCATTGGGACTTCAGTTTGCGGGCCAGTTGGTTAGCGAACTCAACCTTCTCATCCGTCGTCATTAGTACACCTCCCGGGGACACCCTTCGTCCTTAGGCTGGAAGCCCGACTTCAGGGCGTTCCACGAGGTTTCATGAAGCAACCCACTATCACGGCATCCCTGCAGATACTGGTAAAGACGCGGGAGCATGTCCTTGCCCTGCACTTCCTGTGGAGCCAGCAAGCCCTTCACGCCCTGGCTCCAGAGCCGCAGCCGCACCGGGCGGAATTCCACCGAGCCGAAGCACCGGGGCTTGGCGCCGCCCAGCTTGGGAGCAAACGCCATAATCACTCGTCCATTCTCTACCTGCCACCCCAGCGCATGGAGTAGAAGCCCCAGCTCGGCTTCGCTCACGTTCTCAAACAGGAGAGCACCGCGAAACTTCGCTTGTCTCTGCACAGCTTCTACGAAGCGAAAGCCCTGCTGAGGAGCAGGGTTCTCCAACGGTTGGAAGCTCTTGCGCTCATAGAAGCGGCGCCTGGAAGGGTCAGGGCGCTTGGGCTCCCAGAGTTCGCCAATTTTGACGACCTCGGGTTTTATCTCCCCTTGGGGCAGAAAGTCTGTGAAATGCACGCGCCCCCGGTAGCTGGTGGTACCAAAAAGGCGGCAGGCGGGACAGAGCCTGTTTTCATGCGCTGTCTTCTT
Proteins encoded in this region:
- a CDS encoding CRISPR-associated ring nuclease — protein: MKKVLLATLGEAPAVVTEALDRLRADGVMIDYVVVLTTKDTYAQSALSLLSEHLPDYYSREVALLDARVLETFYDVDSDTSALEFMKQACAALRCAVSEGCVHFTGLAPDHDLSSP
- a CDS encoding RAMP superfamily CRISPR-associated protein, whose amino-acid sequence is MPRNPNAEPKPFVLVEIPQEEPDRRPVATHEKFDGLTGRLELAFTVVSEYLFVGSGAYEFDPSHGNRRPDVWYTFYRRNGQLCVPGTSLKGAIRAIVEAISNSCVSQMRRPRERIASSAHQPCRWDPKKTAHENRLCPACRLFGTTSYRGRVHFTDFLPQGEIKPEVVKIGELWEPKRPDPSRRRFYERKSFQPLENPAPQQGFRFVEAVQRQAKFRGALLFENVSEAELGLLLHALGWQVENGRVIMAFAPKLGGAKPRCFGSVEFRPVRLRLWSQGVKGLLAPQEVQGKDMLPRLYQYLQGCRDSGLLHETSWNALKSGFQPKDEGCPREVY